In the Streptomyces sp. WMMC940 genome, CGGGTGTCGGCGTGCTCGCCGGGCTCCGCGCCGATGTGGGCGGTGGCCTCGGCCTCGATGAGTTCCTGCAGGATCCGCTGGGCCAGGACCCTGATCAACTCGATTCCGTCCGCCGTACGCAGTGACTCCATCAGCCGAAGTAAGTCATGCTGGGACAAGGCCATCGTGTCACCTCTCTCAACGAGCTTCGCTACTCGGAGAGTTGCGCGATGGCCGCCTCATGACCAGGGGCTATGCGGAGATCGCTGCTACACCACTCGGCGGGACACCATCCGTCCTCACGCGGTGAACGTCGAACGCCTCTCCGGACAGCTCACGTCCGAAGAACCGCCACCACCCCGACCGGCGACCGCGTTCCAGACCTACCTCGACCAGCACGGCATACCCCGGCCCCAGTCCTGGGCGCTTCGTCGGCGACTGAAGCCGACCTTCAAGATCCCCGTGGCAGAGGCAAGCCAAGCGTTCCCAACAGAATGACTGTCCGGCTCCCAGGCGCCGCGGCCTGCGATCTGGCAGTGTGCCTTTTCGCGGCCCATCAGTCATGAACGACGAGAACACATTCATTCAGCTCGGCGGCAAGCCGATACAGCCGCGCGTACTGCGGCAACAGGTCGAGGATCTGGTCGCGATCCCACGGCGACTTGTAGACGCCGGCGGCCGTCATCGCCTCGGTGTCGAACACGTCCCGAGCACTGTCGAACATGCTCTCCACGGACGCGGCAGTAGCAGCTGCCGTCGCCGGCCGGACGAATCGGAGGGGAATCCCCTGCACGGCGGTGGCTCCACAGGGGAACGGCTCCGCTCCGAACACCGCGATCTCGGCCAGATCGTCCGGATCCCGCTCTTCCTCCTCCCCCGGTTCCGTGCCAGCAGCCAGTAAGTGGCGTCCCACGCTTGCGTCGAGAATGTCCTGTCCAGGATTCCGGGCCGGTCGCGTACCACTTGGTGGACGACCGGGGCAAGCTCGCGCCAGGTCGGGTCACCTCGGGACCGAGAGTCGGCGGCATGGGCCGCCGCCAGCTCAGGGAAGAACTGCATGGCCTCGGCAGCCTCGCGATCGACCATCGCGCGCGCCACCAACGGCTCGTAGGGAACCGCCTGATACTGAGCGTTGACAGACATCTCAAGAACTACATCGATCCGGGTAGCCGGACGCCATTGCGTTGGCACTCCAGCAGAACTTTGACGTTTTCCCTGTTCAGGGGAGGTTTGGGCGAGTGTGGCGGGCTGGGCCGCAGGTCTCGGTGTTCCTGTGCGCTGTGGCGTTGGGCGGGACCGGCGCGGATGTCACTGCACAGGTGCTGGCTGCGGTGCACGCCGTCACCGTGGTGGTGGTGGCGTTGCGGTGGCCCGCGCCGGCATGGTGGCTGGCCATGGCCATGACGGTCGTCGTCGTGGTGGGGCATCCGCCCACGCCCGACAACTGGCTGTGGGTGTGGGCGGTGGCCCCTGCCCAGTCGCCCACCGCACGCCGTGCAGTGGCGGTCTCGATCATGGACGGTGGCACGGCGTACTCACGGACGCGCTGCCACATCAGCAATCGGGGCGGAATCCCGTTCGCGAGGTGATGTGCCATCAGCACTCACCCTGAGCGAACGATGCCCCCAATCCGAATGAGGAGGAGTTCTTCATCGCGGGC is a window encoding:
- a CDS encoding DUF1877 family protein, with product MGRHLLAAGTEPGEEEERDPDDLAEIAVFGAEPFPCGATAVQGIPLRFVRPATAAATAASVESMFDSARDVFDTEAMTAAGVYKSPWDRDQILDLLPQYARLYRLAAELNECVLVVHD